From the genome of Colletotrichum higginsianum IMI 349063 chromosome 4, whole genome shotgun sequence, one region includes:
- a CDS encoding cation transporter — translation MSSQARETLHHRGRHQDDSHQPEEDDGGHDVSSSRPSTNSGLRSFLPPLNFITLHYAYFIGTTLLASAVFYASSNPHGSIGYVDSLFLVISAMTEAGLNTVNLSEMTVWQQVMLWLLIIVGSSIWVSIWTVLARKHVFEKSLREAVKGEKERRDQHDQLPIFHDGGAALRGKAEVRVTGVRGTGCSTQARTMGNHITVDTSENPTRRSTSSSSSSIQSARPWLSFFSSAKEGRNSQFHSLTASERSRLGGYEYRALRLLSVVVPLYSVLWQVLGSLALGAWIANNMPSVATSNGANPWWAGIFFAVSAFNNSGMSLLDANMVPFQQAYFVLITMGLLILAGNTAYPLFLRLIFWSALKVLRLATAEEAYVELKCTLEFILKYPRRVYTNLFPSRPTWWLCFMVVMTNGIDWMAFEVLNIGNPVIEAIPVGARVLDGLFQALAVRSGGFYVIPIASAYPGLQVLYVIMMYISVYPVVITMRHSNVYEERSLGIYADDEAHPSNAYPSDERKHSKSTGFLAQLLRDNLSFAGVGAAKPKSSADRFESRTSFVSQQIRGQLAHDLWLLTLAVLVIVTIETSHFLADPVHFSVFNVVFEVVSGYGCVGISVGLPKDAMSFAGGWHAGSKLVLCLVMLRGRHRGLPVALDRAVRLPGQRLLEDEEEDWRLRQVRTGR, via the exons ATGTCGTCCCAAGCACGGGAGACTCTTCACCACCGCGGTCGGCATCAAGATGACAGCCATCAACCCGAAGAGGATGACGGTGGCCACGACGTATCATCGTCTCGTCCTTCGACAAACAGTGGCCTCCGCTCGTTCCTCCCGCCGCTCAACTTCATTACTCTTCACTACGCCTACTTCATCGGCACCAccctcctcgcctcggccgtctttTACGCCTCATCGAACCCGCACGGCAGCATCGGCTATGTCGACTcgctcttcctcgtcatctccgCCATGACAGAGGCGGGTCTTAACACCGTCAACCTCAGCGAGATGACCGTTTGGCAACAGGTCATGCTGTGGCtgctcatcatcgtcgggAGCTCCATCTGGGTCTCCATCTGGACGGTCCTGGCGAGGAAACACGTTTTCGAAAAGAGTCTCCGGGAGGCTGTCAAGggcgagaaagagagaagagatCAGCACGATCAGTTGCCCATCttccacgacggcggcgctgcaTTAAGAGGCAAAGCGGAGGTGAGGGTGACCGGGGTGAGGGGCACAGGGTGTTCGACCCAGGCTCGAACCATGGGCAATCACATCACCGTCGACACATCAGAGAACCCCACCCGACGTTCaacgtcctcatcgtcttcgagcATCCAATCTGCTCGTCCTTGGCTGTCGTTCTTCAGCTCTGCCAAGGAAGGGCGCAACTCCCAGTTCCACTCCCTCACAGCATCCGAACGTTCCCGTCTTGGCGGCTACGAATACCGCGCCCTCCGACTGCTGTCTGTCGTCGTGCCATTGTATTCGGTCCTCTGGCAGGTCCTCGGCAGCCTCGCCCTCGGAGCATGGATCGCGAACAACATGCCCTCCGTCGCGACGTCCAACGGCGCGAACCCCTGGTGGGCcggcatcttcttcgccgtaTCGGCGTTCAACAACTCAGGCATGTCGCTTCTCGATGCCAACATGGTGCCCTTCCAGCAGGCGTACTTTGTGCTCATCACCATGGGCCTGCTGATCCTGGCGGGCAACACGGCGTACCCTCTGTTTCTCAGACTCATTTTCTGGTCTGCCTTGAAGGTGTTGCGGCTTGCTACCGCGGAAGAGGCATACGTGGAACTGAAGTGCACGTTGGAGTTTATCCTCAAGTACCCCCGACGGGTGTACACCAATCTGTTCCCATCGAGGCCAACATGGTGGCTGTGCTTCATGGTGGTCATGACGAATGGCATCGACTGGATGGCCTTTGAAGTTCTCAACATCGGCAACCCGGTTATCGAGGCAATCCCGGTTGGAGCAAGAGTGCTTGACGGTCTGTTTCAAGCCTTGG CTGTTCGATCTGGTGGCTTCTATGTCATCCCGATCGCCTCCGCATACCCCGGGTTGCAGGTCTTGTATGTCATCATGATGTACATTTCCGTCTACCCCGTCGTGATAACCATGCGCCACTCCAACGTCTACGAAGAACGTTCTCTAGGCAtctacgccgacgacgaggctcACCCTTCCAACGCCTATCCCTCCGACGAAAGGAAGCACTCAAAGAGTACCGGGTTTCTCGCTCAGTTGTTAAGAGACAACCTCAGCTTCGCAGGCGTCGGCGCGGCTAAACCCAAGAGCAGCGCCGACAGGTTCGAGTCACGCACGAGCTTCGTCAGCCAACAGATCCGCGGGCAGCTCGCCCATGACCTGTGGCTCCTCACGCTTGCCGTactcgtcatcgtcaccatcgaGACCTCGCACTTCCTCGCGGACCCGGTACACTTTTCCGTCTTCAACGTCGTTTTCGAGGTCGTCTCCGGCTACGGATGCGTCGGCATCTCAGTCGGGCTGCCCAAGGACGCCATGAGCTTCGCCGGCGGCTGGCATGCGGGGAGCAAGTTGGTGCTGTGCCTGGTCATGTTGAGAGGACGCCACAGAGGTCTTCCTGTCGCGCTAGACCGGGCTGTAAGGCTGCCTGGGCAGAGGCTGTtggaggatgaagaagaggactGGAGGTTGAGACAAGTTAGAACTGGCCGCTGA
- a CDS encoding Het and ankyrin domain protein, protein MDNVTSMGAFDLRDHLELLISTTKKLEVNETQSPGATSCNYAEQLPQQSSYSSPLESDLLSIPDSADGPESLNDSDPMKPVLDAVALQLVSQYKSAVYGDIPLGERLCSTTESGPKRPETVNRSSRKRRRSDEEDEDAGSDRDYGPVTSPKRSKKGPKRLLLACPFWKLDSIKHRRCFSHDAFARIRDVKQHLKRKHTPEFYCPRCKTTFGTALALTEHVSQKNWVCSVSETLDGISTQQSSQLSRKSKAGISEEKQWFAVWDIVFVGRPRPGSAYIDADFSEEVNSLREYCKSNAGPAIAEAKRTAQISDEFATEDIDAYMERTFLRAFDILHDDWHMNRSAALGHATVSSSSSRSNLQPTTGASTGSLADSGVALGTQESTTVSEFGTLPYPMPVVGYPMPSVPEHQHRTAETICPELYDFNFDILPDASAEEIARMF, encoded by the coding sequence ATGGACAACGTCACGAGCATGGGCGCGTTCGATCTCCGGGACCACTTGGAGCTTCTCATATCGACCACCAAGAAACTGGAAGTCAACGAAACTCAGTCTCCAGGTGCAACATCATGCAACTACGCGGAGCAACTTCCTCAACAGAGCTCCTATAGCTCCCCGTTGGAGTCCGATCTGCTCTCGATCCCGGACTCTGCGGACGGCCCTGAATCTCTGAATGATTCGGACCCGATGAAGCCGGTTTTGGATGCAGTGGCTCTACAACTGGTCTCACAATACAAATCAGCGGTTTACGGGGACATTCCTCTCGGAGAAAGGCTTTGTTCGACAACGGAGTCTGGCCCGAAGAGACCCGAGACTGTCAACAGATCTTCAAGGAAGCGCCGAAGAAgtgacgaagaagatgaggatgctGGGTCTGATAGAGACTATGGCCCTGTGACTTCTCCCAAGCGATCGAAAAAGGGACCCAAGAGACTGTTGCTGGCGTGCCCATTCTGGAAGCTCGACTCGATCAAGCATCGCCGCTGTTTCAGCCATGACGCATTCGCCAGGATCCGAGATGTCAAACAGCATCTCAAAAGAAAACACACCCCCGAATTCTACTGCCCACGCTGCAAAACGACCTTTGGAACGGCGTTGGCGCTCACCGAGCACGTGTCGCAGAAGAACTGGGTGTGCAGTGTCTCGGAGACGTTGGATGGTATCTCAACGCAGCAGAGCAGCCAGCTTTCTCGGAAGTCGAAGGCAGGTATCTCGGAAGAAAAACAGTGGTTTGCCGTATGGGACATTGTTTTTGTTGGTAGGCCACGTCCGGGTTCTGCCTACATCGACGCAGACTTCTCAGAGGAAGTCAACTCGCTGCGGGAGTACTGCAAGAGCAATGCAGGGCCGGCGATTGCAGAGGCGAAGCGGACAGCTCAGATCTCAGACGAGTTTGCCACCGAGGATATAGATGCCTACATGGAGCGCACCTTCCTTCGGGCGTTCGATATACTCCATGACGATTGGCATATGAACCGGTCAGCGGCGCTAGGACATGCAACGGTCTCTTCTAGCAGCTCCCGCAGTAACCTCCAACCGACTACCGGAGCCTCGACCGGTTCGTTGGCGGACAGTGGAGTGGCTCTTGGAACTCAAGAGTCAACCACGGTTTCTGAGTTCGGGACACTGCCGTATCCTATGCCAGTTGTCGGCTACCCGATGCCATCCGTTCCAGAGCACCAACACCGAACAGCAGAGACAATTTGCCCGGAACTATATGATTTTAACTTCGACATTCTACCAGATGCTTCTGCGGAAGAAATAGCGAGAATGTTCTAG
- a CDS encoding DEK C terminal domain-containing protein has product MTMDDISNPSGSPMRDTRRANVVGLEFWPADVDDTVPTGQSRSWNGPIEPSSFTSPACPVSPVSATSGAAGHGVHSVDMTKGSLPLTLEEVKSYTSIIDRILATSDLYTVTRRQIRVQLEKALGGITLINKSNAIKALIEERFDNITGSEAAVSRTLDSCSSSSALREEVNDQLGYIRQPNSRAERPFKCYQCSQSFSRNRDLKRHMRIHQSLKPFPCNSCHKSFSRKAALERHHQIKDCSSKERRELAGEHLEQYHVLDYTVGFKSGKNNCLLQMSLQRDC; this is encoded by the exons ATGACCATGGACGACATATCAAACCCCTCTGGATCTCCAATGCGCGACACTAGACGAGCCAACGTTGTCGGCCTGGAGTTTTGGCcggccgacgtcgatgacACCGTGCCCACCGGCCAGTCACGATCGTGGAATGGGCCAATCGAACCTTCGAGTTTCACTTCGCCAGCCTGCCCAGTATCGCCTGTCTCCGCCACAAGCGGTGCCGCCGGGCACGGAGTGCATTCTGTCGACATGACCAAAGGGTCTCTACCTC TAACTTTGGAAGAAGTTAAAAGCTACACCTCCATCATTGATAGAATCCTTGCAACCTCAGATCTTTACACCGTCACCCGGAGGCAGATACGGGTACAACTTGAGAAGGCCCTTGGTGGCATAACCTTAATCAACAAATCG AATGCCATCAAAGCATTGATTGAAGAACGATTCGATAACATCACTGGATCGGAGGCCGCCGTGTCACGTACTCTTGACTCTTGCTCTTCGAGTTCGGCACTCAGAGAAGAAGTGAATGATCAACTTGGGTACATTAGACAACCAAACTCTCGGGCGGAGAGGCCCTTCAAGTGTTATCAGTGCTCCCAATCTTTCAGCCGCAACCGCGATCTGAAGAGGCACATGCGAATTCATCAAAGTTTAAAACCTTTCCCTTGCAATTCATGCCACAAGAGCTTCTCCCGAAAAGCAGCACTGGAA AGACATCATCAAATCAAAGATTGTAGCAGCAAGGAACGTCGCGAGTTGGCCGGTGAACACTTGGAACAGTATCATGTATTGGATTATACGGTTGGTTTCAAGTCGGGTAAGAATAACTGTTTGCTTCAGATGAGTCTCCAAAGAGACTGCTGA
- a CDS encoding Glutathione-dependent formaldehyde-activating enzyme, which translates to MTKQAETNSTQTTSNSKDEDWKTQAPYVPPGKAHPHGDGFEKKIRGACQCGQVSYWLRKDKPLSSKYCHCKDCQKMHGAPFQWAAIFHKEDLAFDKGVDGLVFYSSGKNLQGHDLPCKVSCGFCGSRIMDEGRNMVLLFPGLLHFDGEAKRNNFEVQMHIFYGQRVVDLPDGKPKWSGLNDQSEKVEEDVMDVKHKKQKTDHTNGD; encoded by the exons ATGACGAAACAAGCGGAGACCAACTCGACCCAGACGACTTCGAACAgcaaggacgaggactggAAGACGCAGGCCCCCTACGTGCCCCCCGGGAAAGCCCACCCCCACGGTGACGGCTTCGAGAAGAAGATCCGCGGCGCGTGCCAGTGCGGCCAGGTCTCGTACTGGCTCCGGAAAGACAAGCCCTTGTCCTCCAAGTACTGCCACTGCAAAGACTGTCAGAAGATGCATG GCGCCCCCTTCCAATGGGCGGCCATCTTCCACAAGGAGGACCTCGCCTtcgacaagggcgtcgacggcctcgtcttctACTCGTCCGGCAAGAACCTCCAGGGCCACGACCTGCCCTGCAAGGTCAGCTGCGGCTTTTGCGGCAGCCGCATCATGGACGAGGGCAGGAACATGGTCCTCCTGTTCCCGGGCCTGCTCCATTTCGACGGCGAGGCGAAGAGGAACAACTTTGAAGTGCA GATGCATATTTTCTACGGCCAACGAGTCGTCGACCTTCCGGACGGAAAGCCCAAGTGGAGCGGGCTGAACGACCAAAGTGAAAAGGTAGAGGAGGACGTAATGGACGTCAAGCacaagaagcagaagacggACCATACCAACGGCGACTAG
- a CDS encoding Ferric reductase like transmembrane component, translating to MKFSHSVPIPSTRVDFPRLNHTFPLSKRNVSSGDNTTPGAAACAFTAVRHLSPFIDANLPIATVRMRARSSPPPPPAVRRALMPTLLAALCLFVGSASGALTGTGGICFDSCTYTLRAPRFNDTQSYNGTMPAKSKLIASCESRLHIESLYLCADLHCDLTHRVAGLSDLNHTCQTYMNTSLPPFEIVAHYSDVEIAGLRRLTQEEGVDKTVLNEVVLPADAFYQIWFDTLESVEYTYGYHYRYGFYVIVFWFIVIAIGLASRLVAAIGTLQKQEYAPRTTRGIYRSCAVWLKRYITVPATFGYRCSQNLGWCTIPPRIQSLTIFAFIAVNAFFCIHGYIVFPGHMYWPLVYHQWWRYVADRTGIISFANFPIIWLFGMRNNLLMWLTGWDFGTYNNFHRWVARVATLQAVIHSVGYVVLVFDDGGWFYFMSYWKMMFWWAGWAATLGMVGLLVASVFWMRRKQYELFLILHILLSILTLITMLGHVSIIPNTYDILFWVPFYIWIADRVLRMSRTLSFNLRFWNTFALASYDASSNIVRLSVPYSTSFYEPKPGTYYYLHVLSDKCFWESHPFTMACTTTNMHVRRKSSCEETPLLVAGEQDQEPMSEVTYEPKRGEPTMTFLIRPYDSFTARLREDTAAAWPHPARLRVLVEGPYGHTQPFNQFDDLLFIVGGSGVVVPLAHLAELAKAESRARSVKIVWAVRELSFAVDVLRQDFEDAFEGGKLSVDVYVTQNSLASNSARPDDWPEQIRLLYGRPDVREEVQDAATGAGKASLAVVACGPAVMADDARKSVVEMLDRGWSDIEYFQESFNW from the exons ATGAAATTCTCCCACTCGGTACCGATTCCCTCGACTCGCGTTGACTTTCCGAGACTTAACCATACTTTTCCCCTCTCCAAACGCAACGTCTCTTCAGGCGACAACACCACACcgggagcagcagcctgCGCATTCACCGCGGTCCGCCATCTTTCGCCCTTCATCGATGCGAACCTACCCATCGCGACCGTGAGAATGCGCGCTCGttcatcgccgcctccgcccccggCGGTGCGCCGGGCCCTGATGCCGACGCTCCTCGCCGCTCTGTGCCTCTTCGTCGGCTCGGCCTCAGGCGCGCTCACGGGAACCGGCGGCATCTGTTTCGACTCATGTACATACACCCTCCGCGCCCCGCGCTTCAACGACACGCAGTCGTACAACGGCACCATGCCGGCGAAGTCGAAGCTCATCGCCTCGTGCGAGAGCCGCCTGCACATTGAGTCGCTGTACCTTTGTGCCGACCTGCACTGCGACCTGACTCaccgcgtcgccggcctgaGTGACCTCAACCACACCTGCCAGACGTACATGAACacgtcgctgccgccgttcGAGATTGTCGCCCACTACTCGGATGTGGAGATTGCCGGCCTGAGGAGGTTGACccaggaggagggcgtcgacaaGACCGTGTTGAACGAGGTCGTCTTGCCTGCGGATGCTTTTTATCAGATTTGGTTTGATACGCTC GAGTCTGTCGAGTACACCTACGGATACCATTACAGATATGG CTTCTACGTGATTGTCTTTTGGTTCATCGTAATCGCCATCGGGCTAGCATCCCGTCTCGTGGCGGCCATCGGGACCCTCCAAAAGCAGGAGTACGCTCCCCGGACGACGCGCGGCATCTACCGCTCGTGTGCCGTGTGGCTCAAGCGCTACATCACCGTCCCCGCTACTTTCGGCTACCGCTGTTCGCAGAATCTCGGCTGGTGCACGATCCCGCCTCGGATCCAGAGTCTCACCATCTTTGCCTTCATTGCCGTGAACGCCTTCTTCTGTATTCACGGCTACATTGTGTTTCCCGGCCACATGTA CTGGCCCCTCGTCTATCATCAGTGGTGGCGTTACGTCGCCGACAGAACCGGCATCATCTCTTTCGCCAACTTCCCCATCATCTGGCTGTTCGGCATGCGGAACAACTTGCTCATGTGGCTGACTGGCTGGGATTTTGGAACGTACAACAACTTCCACCGCTGGGTTGCCCGTGTGGCGACGCTCCAAGCCGTGATCCACTCCGTCGGCTATGTCGTTCTCGTCTTTGACG ACGGCGGCTGGTTCTACTTCATGTCATACTGGAAAATGATGTTCTGGTGGGCGGGCTGGGCT GCAACGCTCGGCATGGTCGGTCTTCTCGTGGCGTCGGTGTTCTGGATGCGGCGGAAGCAGTACGAGCTGTTTCTCATCCTTCACATCCTCCTCTCTATTCTGACCCTGATAACCATGCTTGG TCACGTCTCCATCATCCCCAACACGTATGATATCTTGTTCTGGGTGCCCTTTTACATCTGGATTGCCGACCGGGTGCTGCGCATGTCGAGGACGCTCTCCTTCAACCTCCGCTTCTGGAACACATTCGCCCTTGCGAGCTACGACGCAAGCTCCAACATCGTCCGCCTCAGCGTCCCTTACTCCACCAGCTTCTACGAGCCGAAGCCTGGCACGTACTATTACCTCCACGTCCTCAGCGACAAGTGCTTCTGGGAGAGCCACCCGTTCACCATGGCCTGCACGACGACGAACATGCACGTCCGGAGGAAGTCGTCCTGTGAGGAGACGCCGCTGCTCGTCGCCGGAGAGCAGGACCAAGAACCCATGTCGGAGGTCACCTACGAGCCGAAGCGAGGCGAGCCCACAATGACGTTTCTCATCCGACCCTACGACAGCTTCACGGCTCGCCTCCGCGAGGACACTGCGGCTGCGTGGCCCCATCCCGCGCGTCTCCGTGTCCTCGTCGAAGGGCCGTATGGGCACACGCAGCCCTTCAATCAGTTCGACGACCTGCTGTTCATCGTCGGAGGCAGTGGTGTCGTCGTGCCGCTCGCGCACCTCGCCGAGCTTGCCAAGGCCGAGTCGAGGGCGCGGTCGGTCAAGATCGTCTGGGCCGTCCGCGAGCTGAGCTTCGCCGTGGACGTGCTGCGACAAGACTTCGAGGACGCCTTCGAGGGCGGGAAGCTGTCAGTCGATGTCTACGTGACGCAGAACAGCCTCGCATCTAACAGCGCGCGGCCGGACGACTGGCCAGAGCAGATCCGCCTGCTGTACGGGCGACCGGACGTGCGCGAGGAGGTGCAGGACGCCGCAACGGGTGCAGGCAAGGCcagcctcgccgtcgtcgcgtGCGGGCCGGCTGTCATGGCTGACGACGCGAGAAAGTCTGTCGTCGAGATGCTCGACCGCGGGTGGTCGGATATTGAGTACTTCCAGGAGAGCTTTAACTGGTAA
- a CDS encoding PLAC8 family protein yields the protein MEYQQQPQMQPQPQQQEHFDQHQHQQPIQQEYVQGANVQTQEWQSNLMNCGPCDTCIVGTCLPCMLLGKTSERLRDPTMQTYEAINTDCLLMCGITWFTGCGWVYAMMKRGEIRERFGIKGSGFSDCCVTYWCSCCALIQQDKEVQARMSTGPIVQGYQPQKEGMHMPQHN from the exons ATGGAGTACCAACAGCAGCCTCAGatgcagccgcagccgcagcagcaggagcactttgaccagcaccagcaccagcagccgATCCAACAGGAATACGTCCAGGGCGCCAACGTCCAGACCCAGGAATGGCAGTCCAACCTCATGAACTGCGGGCCCTGCGATACGTGCATCGTGGGAACCTGTCTCCCGTGCATGC TCCTCGGCAAGACGTCGGAGCGCCTGCGCGACCCCACAATGCAGACCTACGAGGCCATCAACACGGACTGCCTGCTCATGTGCGGCATCACCTGGTTCACCGGCTGCGGCTGGGTCTACGCCATGATGAAGCGCGGCGAGATCCGCGAGCGCTTCGGCATCAAGGGATCCGGCTTCTCGGACTGCTGCGTCACATACTGGTGCTCCTGCTGCGCCCTCATCCAGCAGGACAAGGAGGTCCAAGCCCGCATGTCGACGGGGCCCATCGTCCAGGGCTACCAGCCACAGAAGGAGGGCATGCACATGCCGCAGCACAACTGA
- a CDS encoding Acetyltransferase has product MAPAPRKRRRAPTNPIETANRKSDEEFIKDHLQSRFVSPSLKARRKAERRIPDWTSWTHPKTDKPYALSLKSSSALAQHELQACFDLVDRTSGADYRASKDGWRPASKMKEMRSPDLRYILVKEAAAAAAVAADADGDDGGKICGFTSLMPTFEEGEAVVYCYEIHLLEELRGTGMGRLLMDHLVRVAESIPIIEKVMLTCFLANAGARAFYERLGFERDAISPVERRLRFGKVFVPDYLIMSRRVRGESERTKPQNGDSEKTGS; this is encoded by the exons ATGGCCCCGGCTCCTCGGAAACGCCGCAGGGCACCCACGAACCCTATCGAGACTGCGAACCGCAAGTCGGATGAAGAGTTCATCAAAGACCACCTGCAATCAAGGTTCGTCTCCCCATCACTCAAGGCAAGGCGCAAGGCCGAGCGGCGGAT CCCGGACTGGACATCATGGACGCATCCCAAGACCGACAAGCCCTACGCCCTCTCGCtgaagtcgtcgtcggcgctcgCCCAACACGAGCTGCAGGCCTgcttcgacctcgtcgaccgcaCCAGCGGGGCCGATTACCGGGCTTCCAAGGATGGGTGGAGGCCCGCGAGCAAGATGAAGGAGATGAGGAGCCCCGACCTGAGGTacatcctcgtcaaggaagctgcagcagcagcggcggtggcggcggatgctgatggcgatgacggaGGCAAGATATGCGGCTTCACAAGCCTAATGCCGACgttcgaggagggcgaggccgtggTGTACTGCTACGAGATTCACCTTTTGGAGGAGTTGAGGGG CACCGGCATGGGCCGCCTGCTCATGGACCACCTCGTTCGGGTGGCCGAGAGCATCCCCATCATCGAAAAGGTGATGCTGACGTGCTTCCTCGCGAACGCCGGCGCGCGCGCCTTCTACGAGAGGCTCGGGTTCGAGAGGGACGCCATCTCCCCCGTCGAGAGGCGGTTGCGGTTTGGAAAGGTGTTTGTGCCGGATTATCTCATCATGAGCAGGAGGGTGCgcggcgagagcgagagaacAAAGCCGCAGAACGGGGACAGCGAGAAGACGGGGTCATGA
- a CDS encoding Epoxide hydrolase — translation MPYSLPDAATPFHLNFPDEEYSQLQKLLRLSRIGPLTWENQHTAGRYGVSHQWLTSIKDYWLTKFDWRAQERYINSFPNYMIRVEDHKGAVDLHFVALLSAKKNAIPLVLLHGWPGSFLEFLPTLEFFREKYDADALPFHIIVPSLPGYTLSSGPPQDNAWVAEDAARIINTGLSMLNFDQYVVQGGDVGCLIAGILASQYSSVIGIHLNLLPSLDQVEPTDPDLTVWEKEAVESSRKRFATPTMGAAIMNSTRPATLGAVLSSSPLAYLAWIGEKHLEWPEHHLDADHILTTVTLYWLTDTLPRCVYTYRDTFLCGYVHDIPFYDKPFGYSWFKYEPTPGPRKVVEKKGQLVFYRQHESGGHFAAMERPKEFAVDMEDFMQIVLKKVGL, via the exons ATGCCGTATTCGCTACCTGATGCAGCGACTCCATTTCACCTCAACTTCCCAGATGAGGAATACTCGCAGCTCCAGAAGCTTCTTCGCCTATCTCGCATAGGCCCATTGACCTGGGAGAACCAACACACAGCTGGGCGTTATGGCGTTTCGCACCAATGGCTTACCTCAATCAAAGACTATTGGTTGACGAAGTTCGATTGGCGTGCACAAGAACGATACATTAATTCATTCCCCAACTACATGATTAGGGTTGAGGATCACAAAGGCGCGGTTGATCTCCACTTTGTTGCGCTACTCTCCGCGAAGAAGAACGCAATCCCGCTGGTCCTCTTGCATGGCTGGCCAGGGAGCTTTCTCGAATTCTTACCAACGCTTGAGTTTTTTCGAGAAAAGTACGACGCAGATGCTCTTCCATTTCACATCATTGTGCCTTCTTTGCCAGGCTACACCCTCAGCTCCGGCCCGCCTCAAGATAACGCCTGGGTAGCTGAAGATGCTGCGCGAATCATCAACACCGGATTGAGTATGCTGAACTTTGACCAGTATGTTGTGCAAGGTGGAGACGTTGGGTGCCTCATTGCTGGTATTCTTGCATCGCAGTATTCCTCTGTGATCGGAATTCACT TGAAtcttcttccttcccttGATCAAGTTGAACCAACCGATCCTGATCTGACCGTTTGGGAGAAGGAAGCCGTTGAGTCTAGCAGAAAACGTTTTGCAACACCCACAATGGGTGCTGCCATCATGAACAGCACACGTCCAGCCACACTAGGAGCGGTCTTGTCATCAAGCCCTTTGGCATATTTGGCTTG GATCGGAGAGAAACATCTCGAGTGGCCTGAGCATCATCTGGACGCAGACCACATCTTGACAACTGTTACACTCTATTGGCTTACCGACACCCTTCCGCGTTGTGTTTACACGTATCGTGACACATTTCTGTGCGGATATGTTCATGACATTCCGTTTTACGACAAACCTTTTGGGTATTCCTGGTTCAAGTACGAGCCGACTCCTGGCCCCAGGAAGGtggtcgagaagaagggccaGCTTGTCTTTTACCGGCAACATGAAAGC GGAGGACATTTCGCAGCGATGGAGCGGCCCAAAGAGTTTGCGGTAGATATGGAGGATTTCATGCAAATTGTATTGAAAAAGGTCGGGTTGTAA